Proteins from a genomic interval of Paenibacillus sp. FSL R5-0623:
- a CDS encoding right-handed parallel beta-helix repeat-containing protein: MKLFPSTSTHASVRSERSLKSKMAHICLSAAFPLLLIGGGSAGAEELIESSLQNPSESVATSNIALAAGDLYVSPGGSASNPGTLNSPTSLANALTQIAPGKTIYLRGGNYSFSQTITIERGNSGTSSQRKNLVAYGSEKPVFDFSAQAFASTNRGLQMFGDYWFVKGLEVKGAGDNGIFIGGSYNRLEQIEAHHNRDTGIQMGRYASTAAKSEWPAYNEVIRSYSHNNYDPDDGEDADGFAAKLTVGPGNVFDGCIAAYNVDDGWDLYSKTDTGAIGAVTIRNSIAYANGATSDGTSTSNSDGNGFKLGGEKIAVNHIVENSIAFNNKKHGFTYNSNPGSIQMKNNTSWNNGQSNFAFDVGTHIFTNNLSLQGGASDKTSGTDVSSTNVWWKNKKSENAKGLLASAADFVSLVPSVTRSADGTPVLGNFLKLAKGSDLIGSGTPAGKNIGAR, from the coding sequence ATGAAATTATTCCCATCTACATCTACTCATGCATCTGTAAGATCCGAACGTTCACTGAAATCGAAAATGGCCCATATCTGTCTGAGCGCCGCGTTCCCTCTATTATTGATTGGTGGTGGATCGGCTGGTGCTGAAGAGCTGATCGAGAGCAGCTTGCAAAATCCCTCTGAATCGGTGGCGACTTCGAATATCGCACTTGCTGCTGGTGATCTGTATGTGTCTCCTGGCGGCTCGGCCAGCAATCCGGGAACACTGAACAGCCCTACGTCACTCGCTAACGCATTGACCCAGATCGCCCCAGGCAAGACCATCTATCTACGGGGCGGCAACTACAGCTTCTCCCAGACTATTACCATTGAACGTGGCAATAGCGGCACATCGAGCCAACGCAAAAACCTGGTGGCGTATGGATCGGAAAAACCGGTCTTTGATTTCTCAGCCCAAGCCTTCGCCTCCACCAATCGTGGACTGCAAATGTTCGGAGACTACTGGTTCGTCAAAGGGCTTGAGGTGAAGGGTGCGGGCGATAACGGCATCTTCATCGGGGGCAGCTACAACCGCCTGGAGCAGATCGAGGCTCATCACAACCGGGATACGGGTATTCAAATGGGACGTTATGCTTCCACGGCTGCCAAGAGTGAATGGCCTGCATATAATGAAGTGATTCGTTCCTACTCCCACAACAACTATGACCCGGATGACGGCGAGGATGCAGACGGTTTTGCGGCCAAACTGACCGTAGGCCCGGGCAATGTCTTCGACGGTTGTATTGCGGCCTATAACGTGGACGATGGCTGGGATCTGTATAGCAAAACGGACACAGGCGCCATCGGCGCGGTTACGATCCGTAACAGCATCGCCTATGCGAACGGGGCAACATCAGACGGCACCTCTACCTCCAACAGCGATGGCAACGGCTTCAAGCTGGGCGGTGAGAAGATTGCAGTGAATCATATCGTTGAGAACAGCATTGCGTTTAATAATAAAAAGCACGGTTTCACCTACAACAGCAATCCCGGTTCGATCCAGATGAAAAACAACACCTCCTGGAACAACGGCCAAAGCAACTTTGCCTTTGATGTAGGGACCCACATCTTCACCAACAACCTGTCCTTACAAGGCGGCGCCAGTGACAAAACAAGCGGAACCGACGTCAGCAGCACTAACGTCTGGTGGAAGAACAAAAAAAGCGAGAATGCCAAAGGCCTGCTCGCCAGCGCAGCCGACTTTGTCTCCCTCGTCCCTTCAGTAACGCGTAGCGCGGACGGAACACCTGTCCTGGGCAATTTCCTCAAGCTTGCGAAAGGCAGTGATCTGATCGGCTCGGGTACGCCAGCGGGTAAGAATATTGGGGCGCGGTAG
- a CDS encoding DUF6809 family protein produces the protein MKDNMSNLIEDLFHGNLRLDESIHPEQDEYQEINRQISDLMQDYKTQLTENEYDALEQLIDLIGQSTSMYVEAAFEQGFRTGGRLIIEVLAKP, from the coding sequence ATGAAGGATAACATGTCAAACCTGATCGAAGATTTGTTTCACGGGAACCTGCGGTTGGACGAGTCGATTCATCCTGAGCAAGATGAGTATCAAGAGATCAATCGCCAGATATCGGACCTGATGCAGGACTACAAAACACAGCTAACCGAGAACGAATACGATGCTTTGGAGCAACTGATCGACCTGATCGGACAATCCACATCTATGTATGTGGAAGCGGCGTTTGAGCAAGGTTTTCGCACAGGCGGCAGACTGATCATTGAGGTTTTAGCTAAACCGTGA
- a CDS encoding WXG100 family type VII secretion target, with protein sequence MNTIKVTPEQLHQVSNQVDQARQQLEHIREDLTRQILFLQQMWLGVTQERFYDEFARSRPVLQRALESMVNTSKELKDIATRFENVDAEKVSLGNAVGAVGAVVMMKTLGNDAGTEDKGYRMAQVNMYGKLMWMPVNKNGVTDQAALQAYKKDQGHLDINRMQATDAEAPGEDIYAMQIKAFENGIHPFTGEPVSDKYAQFMLTSLKFSQLFMAFQMVRGSMPGGKGPFRLPSSHPAVAKIKKNLEAAEARKANGQKKGSEVTGQAFKIGSIVKEGNKTTYTNPVGNVLHWDDQHPKNINRDIDQLLNSKDSGKATEAKAAYAVRESKEVTAFSQKIQRTDGNPAGDFDVVTKHEIIEVKKSLKAVTDVEQFDKYVNVKHQDYFNYDQKNVILYIDKPLSNLHPNDLIKLEIIKSKGVTVVNSLEELKGVLK encoded by the coding sequence ATGAATACCATTAAAGTTACCCCTGAACAGTTACATCAAGTATCGAATCAAGTGGATCAGGCGAGACAACAATTGGAGCATATACGGGAGGATCTCACAAGACAGATCCTGTTCCTTCAGCAGATGTGGCTGGGTGTGACGCAGGAGCGTTTTTATGATGAGTTTGCACGGTCACGTCCTGTATTGCAGAGGGCGCTGGAAAGTATGGTGAACACCTCTAAGGAACTGAAGGATATTGCCACACGATTTGAGAATGTCGATGCTGAAAAAGTGAGTCTTGGCAATGCTGTTGGCGCTGTAGGTGCGGTAGTGATGATGAAGACCTTGGGAAATGATGCGGGTACGGAGGATAAAGGCTACCGGATGGCGCAAGTCAATATGTATGGGAAGCTGATGTGGATGCCTGTGAACAAGAATGGTGTTACGGATCAGGCAGCCCTTCAGGCATATAAGAAGGATCAGGGACATTTGGATATCAATCGGATGCAAGCTACGGATGCTGAAGCGCCAGGGGAAGATATTTATGCGATGCAGATCAAAGCTTTTGAAAATGGAATCCATCCCTTCACAGGTGAGCCTGTATCCGATAAGTATGCTCAGTTCATGTTGACTTCTCTGAAGTTCAGCCAGCTATTTATGGCATTTCAGATGGTTCGAGGGAGTATGCCGGGTGGCAAAGGGCCTTTTCGGTTGCCTTCATCTCATCCAGCTGTGGCGAAGATTAAAAAGAATTTGGAAGCGGCTGAGGCGAGGAAAGCGAATGGACAAAAGAAGGGTTCTGAGGTTACAGGGCAAGCTTTTAAAATCGGTAGTATAGTTAAAGAAGGAAATAAAACGACATACACCAATCCAGTCGGTAATGTGCTGCATTGGGATGATCAGCATCCCAAAAATATTAATCGAGACATTGATCAATTGTTAAACAGCAAGGACTCAGGAAAAGCAACTGAAGCCAAAGCTGCTTACGCTGTTAGAGAGAGTAAGGAAGTTACAGCGTTTAGCCAGAAAATTCAAAGGACCGACGGCAATCCTGCAGGGGATTTCGACGTAGTAACTAAACATGAGATTATTGAAGTTAAAAAATCATTAAAAGCCGTCACAGATGTGGAACAGTTTGATAAATACGTTAATGTAAAACACCAAGATTATTTTAACTATGATCAGAAGAATGTTATTTTATATATTGACAAGCCATTGTCTAATCTACATCCAAACGATTTGATAAAATTGGAAATAATTAAATCTAAAGGTGTTACTGTTGTGAACTCTTTAGAAGAACTCAAGGGGGTATTGAAGTAA
- a CDS encoding DUF4879 domain-containing protein — MRKLISLALILVLVLSFNVAAYADGDVTQAKPMTKEEIINSKEFREAVKAAKAEFESQKADNAGGPVLFAPAPKVSHINVYGVVSPNGGQEIYGFNNNPLSTTNDHGGAWIQCITFQIGYDSNHYGKLAGNTMTNNWSEAIDLDGDRVVDAWAHSWVYEAPSTGGQFVGTVYSINIPTQWTAWINVR; from the coding sequence ATGAGAAAATTGATTAGTTTAGCTCTTATTCTTGTTCTAGTGCTTTCATTTAATGTAGCTGCCTATGCAGACGGTGATGTGACTCAAGCCAAACCTATGACAAAGGAAGAAATTATTAATTCCAAAGAATTCCGTGAAGCTGTGAAAGCGGCTAAGGCTGAATTTGAATCGCAGAAGGCTGATAATGCGGGTGGTCCAGTTCTGTTTGCACCAGCTCCGAAAGTATCTCACATTAATGTATATGGTGTCGTATCTCCTAATGGCGGTCAAGAAATTTACGGCTTCAATAACAACCCACTGTCCACAACCAATGATCATGGTGGGGCTTGGATTCAGTGTATTACTTTCCAGATCGGTTATGACAGCAATCACTACGGCAAACTCGCCGGCAATACAATGACAAATAACTGGTCTGAAGCTATTGATCTGGACGGTGATCGTGTCGTAGATGCTTGGGCCCATTCTTGGGTTTATGAAGCGCCTAGTACAGGGGGACAATTTGTAGGTACGGTCTATTCCATTAATATTCCAACACAGTGGACCGCTTGGATTAATGTTCGTTAA
- a CDS encoding AraC family transcriptional regulator produces the protein MNKIVDEIIDLMKSAGTRPIETGVPGLWMIKGDIPAHQLAALYEPMIGFTVQGTKILSIGGRSTTLEGPSYYVVPVHVPATASVHPDRDGRTYMSLGLELNQNVLQSLLRDLPENLIPTASEHFAACEIDIEFMEAWLRLLRLTNKPRDIPALAPAYEREILYRVLMGSQGWYLRQLGLSESNFSKISQIVKWLRDNFMRPIDIGEMASKSGMAINTFHRQFKRATGLSPIQFQKQLRLLEARNLIAYEGYAVTSAAYQVGYQSTSQFNREYSRFFGSSPARDTKKLRLIESARD, from the coding sequence ATGAATAAAATTGTAGATGAAATTATTGATCTAATGAAAAGTGCAGGAACTCGACCAATTGAAACCGGAGTGCCGGGGCTATGGATGATTAAGGGAGACATTCCCGCACATCAACTCGCAGCGCTCTACGAGCCGATGATTGGATTTACGGTTCAAGGAACAAAGATTCTATCCATCGGGGGGCGTAGCACTACACTAGAAGGGCCCTCGTATTACGTCGTACCGGTACATGTTCCCGCAACGGCGAGTGTACATCCAGACCGTGATGGCCGTACTTACATGTCCCTTGGTCTTGAGTTGAATCAGAATGTTCTTCAGAGTTTATTAAGAGATCTTCCTGAAAATCTAATACCAACTGCTTCTGAGCATTTCGCAGCTTGTGAAATAGACATTGAGTTTATGGAGGCATGGCTACGCTTATTGCGATTAACGAATAAACCAAGAGATATTCCAGCTCTTGCACCAGCCTATGAACGCGAAATCCTTTATCGTGTTCTGATGGGATCACAAGGATGGTACCTGAGACAACTTGGTTTGTCGGAAAGTAATTTCTCTAAGATTTCTCAAATTGTAAAATGGTTACGCGATAATTTTATGAGGCCAATAGACATCGGTGAGATGGCATCAAAATCTGGTATGGCTATAAACACCTTTCACCGTCAGTTTAAACGTGCAACGGGTTTAAGTCCTATTCAATTTCAAAAGCAATTAAGGCTGTTGGAGGCTAGAAACCTCATTGCATATGAGGGCTATGCAGTAACCAGTGCAGCATATCAAGTTGGCTATCAGAGTACTTCACAGTTTAATCGAGAGTACTCCCGCTTCTTCGGTTCATCTCCGGCTCGGGATACTAAGAAACTAAGACTAATCGAAAGCGCGAGGGATTAG
- a CDS encoding SDR family oxidoreductase, protein MKIAIVTGGSNGIGKATALELGKRGISVILTYNSYKDRAEAVVKEVEKNNGVRAAALKLDLTQGSTFEGFSLEVKKCLKDIWDRTTFDYLVNNGGIGGPMMFNEMSEEYFDKILNTNFKGPVFLTQHLVQFMDDAGAIVNTTSSSKNQSFPGYSAYGSLKAAFSTWTRYIAKELAPRNIRVNAVSPGPTHSNFGDGVFDKHPEFIKPLAEQSVFGRIGQPEDIAKVIVNVLSDDFGWVTAQDIEVSGGHLL, encoded by the coding sequence ATGAAAATTGCAATCGTAACAGGTGGAAGTAATGGCATTGGTAAAGCGACGGCTCTTGAACTGGGCAAGCGCGGAATTAGCGTGATTCTCACATACAATTCTTATAAGGACCGGGCAGAAGCTGTTGTTAAGGAAGTTGAGAAGAATAATGGAGTTCGGGCTGCAGCACTGAAGTTGGATCTGACGCAAGGATCAACATTCGAAGGTTTCTCCCTAGAAGTTAAGAAATGCCTCAAAGACATTTGGGATAGAACAACTTTTGATTACTTAGTTAATAATGGAGGTATTGGCGGACCCATGATGTTCAATGAGATGAGCGAAGAGTACTTCGACAAGATTCTTAATACGAACTTCAAAGGACCGGTTTTTCTAACACAACACCTCGTGCAATTCATGGATGATGCTGGAGCCATCGTTAATACCACAAGTTCATCCAAAAACCAATCATTCCCAGGTTACTCTGCCTACGGTTCGTTAAAAGCAGCCTTCTCCACATGGACTCGTTATATCGCCAAGGAACTTGCACCTCGCAACATTCGGGTCAACGCCGTTTCTCCCGGTCCTACGCACAGCAATTTCGGCGATGGAGTATTCGATAAGCATCCCGAATTCATCAAGCCACTGGCTGAGCAATCTGTATTTGGCAGAATAGGCCAACCCGAAGATATTGCGAAGGTCATTGTGAATGTATTGTCCGATGATTTCGGCTGGGTTACAGCTCAGGACATTGAAGTGTCTGGCGGACATTTGCTTTAA
- the yaaA gene encoding peroxide stress protein YaaA has protein sequence MRIIISPAKKMKIDTDLMAIAQMPQFINESEQLLSLLQKLSYDELKAMWKCNDAIAEQNVERIQNMNIKANLTPAIYAYEGIQYQYMAPGVFQNEELAYLQQHLRILSGFYGMLRPLDGVTPYRLEMQGKLQGPSFKSLYQFWGSKLADQLQADSNCILNLASKEYSKNITPFLSEETRFITCVFGQMVDGKLVEKATRAKMARGEMVRYMAERKITDVKDVRSFDRLEFVFSEEKSDESTYVFIYTEEK, from the coding sequence ATGAGAATTATCATATCACCAGCTAAAAAGATGAAGATTGATACCGATCTTATGGCTATCGCGCAGATGCCGCAGTTTATAAACGAGTCAGAACAGCTATTGAGTCTGCTTCAAAAGTTATCCTATGACGAACTTAAAGCGATGTGGAAGTGTAACGATGCAATCGCCGAACAGAACGTGGAGCGGATTCAGAATATGAATATAAAAGCAAATCTGACACCAGCAATATATGCCTATGAGGGCATTCAGTATCAGTATATGGCTCCAGGTGTTTTTCAAAATGAGGAACTGGCGTATCTTCAACAGCATTTACGTATATTATCCGGTTTTTATGGCATGTTACGGCCTTTGGACGGGGTTACACCTTATCGGTTGGAGATGCAGGGCAAGCTGCAAGGTCCAAGTTTCAAATCGCTCTATCAATTCTGGGGTAGCAAGTTGGCAGATCAACTTCAAGCGGACAGCAACTGTATTCTGAATTTGGCTTCCAAAGAGTATAGCAAAAACATCACGCCTTTTTTGAGCGAGGAAACTCGCTTTATCACTTGTGTTTTTGGACAAATGGTTGATGGGAAGCTTGTTGAAAAGGCAACCCGGGCCAAAATGGCTAGAGGTGAGATGGTACGATATATGGCAGAGCGTAAAATTACAGATGTGAAGGATGTAAGAAGCTTTGATCGGTTAGAGTTTGTTTTTTCAGAAGAGAAATCGGATGAGAGTACGTATGTGTTTATATATACAGAGGAAAAGTAG
- a CDS encoding prohibitin family protein — MKNSKTFRVGAIAVASVIIVGVLLVTFFLTRIPNGYVGVVYSPNGGVKDSTLSQGWKLVGAFDKVTKYPIRIQTVEYRDIQIATSDGKNITIDFAYNYQVEPSKVSSIFNTFGPISIQEIEDTYLKTRFRDAARKGISKFTVIDVYGEKSSEAGVDVEQRFSDDVKELGFIVSNVTVGVPQPDAKTQEAIDKRVEASQELERKTTELEIAKKEADRKRVEAQGNADKLLIEAEGQAKANKELQQSLTSQLVEYETIKKWDGALPYVSGSNTPMIQLPTTKTEQNSGAGSVSP; from the coding sequence ATGAAAAATTCAAAGACGTTTAGAGTAGGGGCGATTGCGGTTGCATCCGTTATTATAGTGGGAGTGTTACTGGTGACCTTCTTTTTAACACGAATTCCTAATGGATATGTTGGGGTCGTGTATTCACCAAATGGAGGCGTAAAAGATAGTACACTGAGTCAAGGGTGGAAACTCGTTGGAGCGTTTGATAAAGTGACAAAATATCCTATCCGAATTCAAACGGTGGAATACAGAGATATTCAGATCGCTACTTCTGACGGGAAAAACATCACAATCGACTTTGCTTACAACTACCAAGTAGAACCAAGTAAAGTATCTTCGATCTTTAATACATTTGGGCCAATTAGCATTCAAGAAATTGAGGATACATATCTCAAAACACGTTTCCGTGATGCAGCTCGTAAAGGTATTTCCAAGTTTACAGTCATTGATGTTTATGGTGAAAAGTCATCCGAAGCAGGCGTAGACGTCGAACAACGTTTTTCTGATGATGTTAAAGAGTTAGGCTTTATTGTATCAAACGTTACCGTAGGTGTTCCTCAGCCTGACGCTAAGACTCAGGAAGCAATCGATAAGCGTGTTGAAGCTTCTCAAGAACTGGAACGTAAAACGACTGAACTGGAGATCGCCAAGAAAGAAGCAGATCGTAAGCGTGTGGAAGCACAGGGTAATGCAGACAAACTATTGATCGAAGCAGAAGGTCAAGCTAAAGCAAATAAAGAGCTTCAGCAATCATTAACAAGTCAACTCGTTGAATATGAAACAATCAAGAAATGGGATGGAGCCCTTCCATATGTAAGTGGGTCCAATACGCCAATGATTCAATTGCCAACTACAAAAACAGAGCAAAATAGCGGCGCGGGGAGTGTATCTCCCTAA
- a CDS encoding cell wall hydrolase: MMKNNIGMDQPNEMNEKNMIIELDSVSEMKEMKVTSNMNSTDELTVVDSTNEGLDQLTFADNMEPITVSRKVTHGKGNMAGKRAGRVSMLLGACALTLGLTVAAPSAGAQKLEQGVRSEHVLQLQEQLSGLGYFDAGMTGYYGTITKGAVRKFQQAQGLSADGVAGPATLNRLNKKAKAEGETLRQLAKLIHGEARGESFEGQVAVGAVVLNRVHSSEFPSSISKVIFQKGQFTAIDDGQFNTKPTQTSYRAARKALNGADPTNGALYYYNPKIATSVWSKSRPTLLTIGQHDFTR, translated from the coding sequence ATGATGAAGAATAATATTGGAATGGATCAACCGAATGAAATGAATGAAAAGAATATGATAATTGAATTAGATAGCGTGAGTGAGATGAAAGAGATGAAGGTGACTAGCAATATGAACAGTACAGATGAACTGACTGTAGTCGATAGTACGAATGAGGGGCTGGATCAATTAACGTTTGCTGACAACATGGAACCTATCACTGTCAGTCGGAAAGTCACTCATGGGAAGGGGAACATGGCTGGCAAAAGAGCAGGGCGGGTCAGCATGCTTCTCGGTGCCTGCGCATTGACTCTGGGATTGACCGTGGCAGCTCCTTCTGCGGGAGCACAGAAGTTGGAACAGGGCGTTCGTAGCGAGCATGTGCTGCAATTGCAGGAGCAATTAAGCGGTCTGGGCTACTTCGATGCTGGAATGACTGGATATTACGGTACCATCACCAAAGGTGCTGTCCGCAAGTTTCAGCAGGCGCAGGGACTGAGTGCAGACGGTGTTGCAGGTCCCGCGACGCTCAACAGGCTGAACAAAAAGGCCAAAGCTGAGGGTGAAACGCTACGCCAGTTAGCGAAGCTGATCCATGGTGAAGCGCGCGGAGAATCTTTTGAAGGGCAAGTCGCTGTAGGAGCGGTTGTGTTGAATCGAGTACATTCGAGTGAATTCCCGTCATCTATTTCGAAAGTTATTTTCCAGAAAGGGCAGTTCACGGCTATAGACGATGGCCAGTTTAATACCAAGCCAACCCAGACTTCTTACAGGGCTGCTCGTAAGGCATTGAATGGCGCAGATCCGACGAACGGGGCACTCTATTATTACAATCCGAAGATTGCCACTTCGGTGTGGAGTAAGAGCAGGCCGACGCTGCTTACCATTGGGCAGCATGATTTTACGAGATGA
- a CDS encoding MFS transporter, whose amino-acid sequence MSKLEVLRNPKQRKLLFSAGMSWLFDAMEVGMISFIVAALAKEWSLSPGQVGVLTSINSIGMALGALLAGALADRFGRKAILMWTLLIFTIASGLSALATGFAVLCALRLVAGIGLGGELPVASTLVSESMPTAERGRAVVLLESFWAGGWIVSALIANFVIPEYGWRIAFAIGALPAFYALYLRRAIQDPPRYKNHTKLHKITFREKVATVWSAPHRRTTLMLWILWFTVIFSYYGMFLWLPSVVMAKGFTLVKSFQYVLIMTIAQLPGYFTAAYFIERYGRKFVLVVYLTLTAFSAIAFGLATTEATILTAGICLSFFNLGAWGGLYAYSPELYPTSVRSTGVGLATSVGRIGGVLAPLMVGMLVQREVAISLIFTIFFVTILIGAAAILFWGRETKGQELAE is encoded by the coding sequence ATGAGCAAACTGGAAGTATTGCGGAATCCCAAGCAGCGCAAGCTGCTGTTCAGTGCCGGCATGAGCTGGCTGTTTGATGCGATGGAAGTGGGTATGATCTCCTTTATCGTGGCTGCACTCGCCAAGGAATGGAGTCTCAGTCCCGGACAAGTCGGCGTGCTTACGAGTATTAACTCCATCGGTATGGCGCTCGGTGCTTTGCTTGCAGGTGCACTTGCGGACCGTTTTGGACGGAAAGCCATTCTGATGTGGACCTTGCTAATCTTTACGATTGCAAGCGGTCTATCTGCATTAGCGACTGGATTCGCCGTATTGTGTGCATTGCGTCTGGTTGCAGGTATTGGACTCGGCGGAGAGTTGCCCGTGGCATCCACACTGGTATCGGAGTCGATGCCTACAGCGGAACGGGGACGTGCCGTTGTATTATTGGAAAGTTTCTGGGCAGGGGGCTGGATTGTATCCGCGCTCATCGCCAACTTTGTCATCCCGGAGTACGGATGGAGAATTGCCTTTGCCATTGGTGCACTTCCGGCGTTCTATGCACTGTATCTGCGTCGTGCCATTCAGGACCCGCCGCGGTACAAGAATCACACCAAACTTCATAAAATCACGTTCCGCGAGAAAGTGGCTACCGTCTGGTCAGCACCACATCGCCGTACAACGTTGATGCTCTGGATTTTGTGGTTTACCGTCATTTTCTCTTATTATGGAATGTTCCTGTGGCTGCCTTCGGTTGTAATGGCAAAAGGATTCACGTTGGTCAAAAGCTTCCAATACGTGCTGATCATGACGATCGCACAGTTGCCAGGTTACTTCACCGCGGCGTACTTCATTGAACGTTACGGTCGCAAGTTCGTACTGGTTGTGTATCTTACCTTGACTGCATTCAGTGCGATTGCGTTTGGACTGGCAACAACGGAAGCGACAATCCTGACCGCGGGGATCTGTCTTTCCTTCTTCAATCTGGGAGCCTGGGGTGGTCTGTACGCCTACAGCCCGGAATTGTATCCGACTTCCGTTCGTTCGACAGGTGTTGGACTTGCCACATCGGTTGGCCGAATCGGTGGGGTACTTGCTCCATTAATGGTCGGTATGCTGGTTCAGCGCGAAGTGGCAATCAGCCTGATTTTCACGATTTTCTTCGTGACAATCCTCATTGGCGCAGCGGCTATACTGTTCTGGGGCCGGGAAACGAAGGGTCAGGAACTGGCCGAGTAA
- a CDS encoding carbohydrate ABC transporter permease, translating to MFLKWFNRLILLVYALLILVPLYFVFVSSFKTSSNFFTSPFSWPDPFTWDNITGMFRNQPMWQYFGNSMVVTLGTVAIELLLSSMIAYAIVRWGGSVGKIVFALFVAGLIVPSQVSMLPIYSLTRTLGWSDSLTGLIVVSAAMLMPVSVFMLTGFMRMLNSEILEAGSMDGASEWRLYTRIALPLAAPSLAATATFLLVMVWNDLLIPMLMLSSKSKLTLPLALMQFRGEYVTNYPMMLTGVLVTAIPMIVLFLLLQRYFVAGLTAGSLKG from the coding sequence ATGTTTTTAAAATGGTTCAATCGCCTGATCCTATTGGTGTACGCGCTGCTAATCCTGGTGCCGCTGTACTTTGTATTTGTATCCTCGTTCAAAACAAGCAGCAACTTCTTCACCAGTCCATTCAGCTGGCCGGACCCGTTTACGTGGGATAACATCACCGGCATGTTCCGCAATCAGCCGATGTGGCAATATTTCGGCAACAGTATGGTCGTGACGCTTGGTACGGTTGCAATTGAGTTATTGCTGAGTAGCATGATTGCTTACGCCATTGTCCGCTGGGGCGGCAGTGTAGGAAAAATCGTGTTTGCTCTGTTCGTAGCCGGCCTGATCGTTCCTTCCCAGGTGAGTATGCTGCCGATCTATTCCCTCACGCGTACGCTGGGCTGGTCGGACAGTCTCACGGGCCTGATTGTCGTATCCGCGGCTATGCTGATGCCTGTCTCAGTATTTATGCTGACAGGTTTCATGCGCATGCTCAATTCGGAGATTCTGGAAGCGGGCAGTATGGATGGAGCAAGCGAGTGGAGACTCTATACGCGGATTGCACTGCCACTGGCTGCACCTTCGCTGGCGGCAACGGCTACGTTCCTGCTCGTCATGGTATGGAATGATTTGCTTATTCCGATGCTGATGCTCAGCAGTAAGTCCAAGCTCACTTTACCGCTCGCGCTTATGCAGTTCCGCGGGGAATACGTGACGAACTATCCGATGATGCTTACGGGTGTGCTGGTAACGGCCATTCCGATGATTGTATTGTTCCTGCTACTACAGCGTTACTTTGTTGCAGGTCTGACAGCGGGTTCACTCAAGGGGTGA
- a CDS encoding sugar ABC transporter permease: MKNRLQLSLFLIPGLLLYVGLFVFPTLTGLFYSFTDWDGVSPSYAFVGLDNYKDSLSSIVFRKAFGNNVEFMLTVVIAQTFISLVLALLLVRNTKTRIVLRALYFLPAILSSVSVGLIWAFMYDPSIGLINYGLNEAGMSSIARNWIGDPKIAIYSIAAVQVWAHAGQMMIVFIAGLQGIPAELYEAARMDGGSKWQVFRTVTWPLLAPSATIVVAYTTIQSFKAFDLIFTMTDGGPNYATEILTTYIYHTAFGSYSFGLASAGSMIFLVLLALLTLLQFKALRADRVSY; the protein is encoded by the coding sequence ATGAAAAACCGTCTTCAGCTATCCCTGTTTCTGATCCCCGGGTTGCTGCTGTACGTTGGATTGTTCGTATTTCCTACATTGACGGGGCTGTTCTATTCCTTTACGGACTGGGATGGGGTATCCCCGTCGTATGCATTTGTAGGGCTGGATAATTACAAGGACAGTCTCAGCAGCATCGTATTCCGCAAAGCCTTTGGCAACAACGTGGAGTTCATGTTAACGGTTGTTATTGCACAAACCTTTATTTCACTTGTCCTGGCTCTGCTCTTGGTACGTAATACTAAGACACGCATTGTGCTTCGGGCATTGTATTTCCTGCCTGCGATTCTGTCCTCCGTATCGGTTGGACTGATCTGGGCATTCATGTATGATCCATCCATTGGATTGATCAACTATGGACTGAATGAAGCAGGGATGAGCAGCATCGCTCGTAACTGGATTGGTGATCCCAAGATCGCCATCTATTCCATCGCTGCGGTACAGGTATGGGCACATGCTGGGCAGATGATGATTGTATTCATCGCAGGTCTGCAAGGCATCCCGGCAGAACTGTATGAGGCGGCTCGTATGGACGGCGGCAGCAAATGGCAGGTATTCCGTACCGTGACCTGGCCACTGCTGGCACCTTCGGCAACGATTGTTGTGGCCTATACGACCATTCAGTCGTTCAAGGCATTTGACCTCATTTTCACAATGACGGACGGAGGCCCGAACTATGCAACTGAAATTTTGACAACATATATCTATCATACCGCCTTTGGCAGCTATTCATTTGGTCTGGCTTCTGCTGGTTCCATGATCTTCCTGGTGTTGCTGGCGCTCTTGACGCTGTTGCAGTTCAAGGCACTGCGTGCCGACCGGGTAAGCTATTGA